The genomic segment ACCAAAGCCCCACAGCACTGCAATCGTGACAAGCTTGCGTTTGGTCTTTTGCTTATTATCATACACACGGAACAAGCAGCGAGTTGAGTCTCAAACCAGTCTGCTGTCTCCATCTGTTGCCTCCAAGGTTCGATGATTTCTATTTCCTAACGGACCCAGAGGAGTTCATAGATTCACACTTCCCCGATGAGGAGAAATGGCAGCTCCTGGACACGCCCATCCCCCTGGAGGAGTTCGAGAGGAGAGTCTTCAAGACCTCAGCCTTCTTCACCATGGGGCTTCGGCTAATTCAGCCTCATCACTGTCATCTTGTCACAGGTCTGTCCTCagttctgttaattttacatgGAGGGTGCAAATATATTAATTGTCCACAATTATAGTTAGTATTTGCTTTTTTGAAATTCATTCAGGTAATTACATTTGAATTGTGCCTGAATTGTGTATCaatcttcatttttcattcaagaGAAGTTTCCTTAAGTTCTGATTTCCTTCTCAGCTGATGGTGAGGCAAACGTGTCCCTTGGCTTCTCGAGGCCAACAACTTTTACCTATGAGATCACACAGCACCAGGACCTTCTTCATTGCGGAGCTCCAGAGCAGAAAGAGTCCAGCAACTCATCCTTTGGCCTCCTAACGGTTTCACATCGGAGCATGAAGCTGCAGCTCCTGCCGCCTGCGAGTGGTGTGTATGATGTGAAGGTGTTTGCCAGACCTGAAACTGCCACCTCAGCTCTGATTTGGGTCTGCTCCTTCATGGTCGAGTGCCCCATCCCCAGAGCCATGGAGGAGATCCCAGAGAACCCCTTCCTGTCCTGGGGCCTGCAGCCTGTTGCAGGATCTCTGGGCGTCACAGGCAGCAGCCAGGGCAGCAAGGCAGCCGAGGTGGAAGATGGTGTCTTTGAGTTGGTATTGAAGACGTCCAGGCCTCTGATGGTGCTGTGTGAACTAGTTCACCCAGAGCTGGAAGGTGCTGTAGCCAAGCGCTGCCTAGCTACTCAGATTCAACCGGATGTCCTGACCTGCCACATCCTGTGTCCTACGCGTGGCTTCTACCGGCTGTCAGTATTTGTGCGGGATTACGAGAAAACAGAAGTCAGGTTCCAGAATGCTGGAAACTTCCTGTTGCACTGCAAAGGGAAGGTGGTCAGTATGGAAGAGCTCTTCCCTCCTAGTCTGAGCTCAGTGTGTGGGCCGGGGACCCGCACATCAGAGGCGGGCCTTTCCAAATTCAGCCACACGACAGCACTAGTGAGTACCCAGCAAGGCAAGTGTAACATTACCTTCCACAACCATCGAGACCTCGAGCTTCACACCATgctgagcagagaggagaacaaGACAGCAGCCATCCCGCTTTCACGGCACCTCTTCTGCACATACACAGACAGCAAGGTGACGGTGAGCGTCAGCCTACCTGATGCCGGGGTGTATCGGCTAGGCCTGTATGCTAAGATCACCCCTGGTGGAGATTTCAGCCCCATGTGTGACTTTGTTCTGAAGAACAGCTGCGATCAGCCCGGGCCTCCGTTCCCCTGCGTCTACGCAGCCTGGAGGAAAGGCTTCGTGCTCTTTGAGCCTCGTGTGGGCCTGCTGGAGCCCCTTTCATGGGTCCGCTTCAGGGTGAGGGTCCCCGGGGCCCAGAGGGTGAGTGTGATGGGAGAGACACGAACTGATCTAAAACTGAATAAGAGCCGAGTGTGGGAGGGTGACGTTTTCACTGGAAACAGTCTCCAACTAGTGAAACTGGCTGCTACATCGGGGGAATCCACTGACATGGCTGTTTTGATGACCTTTGACATCaagcagctggagagagaagtGTGAAAAAAAGGCTGGTGGAGAACAGATGGATAGTTCTCTGAACATAGCTGTTAACTGCCTAATGAAGTTATTTGATATAGACTCGTGCAAATCAGACTGGGGTAGAAAACATTTGCAAATAATTCAAACTGTGAGACATAAACATTCAAGTTTACCTGCATCAACAGAACACAGATAGTCATAAAAAGGTGTAtaaaaattgaatttgaaataTGCTCCTGTGAATGTGTAAACTTTGTAGCAATGAAGTGATACAAATGCAATACTAGACTTACCTGGCAAtcgtttgatttttttttttttcctgaaaccTATTATCTGATCCAGGTAGTATTTAGTACAAAATGGTGCTCAGCTGTGATATCATACTGATCAAGAGTGCATTTGTGCattgttattatgttttaaGAAGTAAAACCTGCATTATGAAATGATGGTTGTCAAAAAGTGTGCAATAAATATATACTGTGAAAACAATATCCATATCTGGACTAATCCTTTACCCTCCCAAAGTCAGTTAAGTtctcacaataacattattaataatgtaataGAGGCAATGATCTCATAGTAAATATCAATGATTTCAACATTTGTTAATTGAAAGTAGTactttaaattgttaaattttGGTAATTCTGGTGGTAGCCTAACAGTTAATGTGCCTAAACTTATAGTATGTATTAACTTACATATAGAACTAGGACTGcaacaatataatacaatactgtacaatatttgcctcaaaatgtagcggagtagaagtataaagttacataaaatgtacattaaagtacctcaaaattgtacttaaagtccagtacttgagtaaatgtacatagttactttccaccattgctacctgcctcttctaacttatacatatcagttaagagtcctccttcagacactgtatgaggattaaagggatagtttgtgcattattatacaaaacttggtacaattattgtcaatgccctcctaaggataaccctttaaggttttattgatcggcccctaggtggcactgtggtggcagtctaattttaatatttggtaccgtggccacactataacacttaaggcaattaaattcataggggtggtatagactggcccctgtaaagcacacaccccgacggcaacctctcattgaaaaataaaaactcagtcaaccaaatagtaaagtggtctagcagactgattggtgagccacagctcaacgtggagaccttgttcacaaaacaattacagcgcattactggttcaattttaaatgagagttcccatccattgcacacagagtttcagctcctcccctctgggcgtaggtttacaatccctaagtgtagaacaaaaagacacaaaaacagttttgtccctgctatgctttgcacaggtgtttatttattgttgcttttatgtatgcatttattatttctatatatacattttaacctttaccTATCATTTGAAAGATGTAGTTTGCAGTGTTGTTGAAccttattttgtttgtattttctatGTTTGTTATTTAACCTAGCCTTACTGATGAGGTAAGCCtacattacttttagctagGTGTGCATAATAAAATGGCAACTGAGTGTATGTCACGTTTTACAACATGAATTCAAACTTCTTGTCCCATGCAGCCGGAAAACCCAAACCCAGGGGACAGTTTA from the Centropristis striata isolate RG_2023a ecotype Rhode Island chromosome 16, C.striata_1.0, whole genome shotgun sequence genome contains:
- the ky gene encoding kyphoscoliosis peptidase gives rise to the protein MSAKVAIQKFSFPFSCAAPLSQQDEVTQKGCIQVKALELHDLQENQILSEASPVVMGALVHNKNQAQGSPKPSAGGNKAVAQVLVCAEVSQSAVVSRQSVSEKLAVESEDQRPAAKRQLSSESAARTITVVKKSAVRKEVEEHRHLKPKAHLGQRATPCSVAVGKRRRRKDLFTNCDVFHRVDSHVIRAGAELKEKCVYNVKTIVQSITQGARNELERLRAIWVWLCHNIEYDVSGYLGRSEKLSSPEEVIAAGRGVCCGYSSLCSEMCREVGIECQEVPGHSKGVGYLQGQSLKNVKSDHLWNSVLLGGQWFLLDACWGAGRVDVEHESFVKRFDDFYFLTDPEEFIDSHFPDEEKWQLLDTPIPLEEFERRVFKTSAFFTMGLRLIQPHHCHLVTADGEANVSLGFSRPTTFTYEITQHQDLLHCGAPEQKESSNSSFGLLTVSHRSMKLQLLPPASGVYDVKVFARPETATSALIWVCSFMVECPIPRAMEEIPENPFLSWGLQPVAGSLGVTGSSQGSKAAEVEDGVFELVLKTSRPLMVLCELVHPELEGAVAKRCLATQIQPDVLTCHILCPTRGFYRLSVFVRDYEKTEVRFQNAGNFLLHCKGKVVSMEELFPPSLSSVCGPGTRTSEAGLSKFSHTTALVSTQQGKCNITFHNHRDLELHTMLSREENKTAAIPLSRHLFCTYTDSKVTVSVSLPDAGVYRLGLYAKITPGGDFSPMCDFVLKNSCDQPGPPFPCVYAAWRKGFVLFEPRVGLLEPLSWVRFRVRVPGAQRVSVMGETRTDLKLNKSRVWEGDVFTGNSLQLVKLAATSGESTDMAVLMTFDIKQLEREV